CGAACGGCGGCTCGCCCGGGTCGCTGTCACGCGTGCGCTGTCAGGCGTTCAACGATCTGCTGGTGTTCGCGCTGTCGACGGATCTGACGCGCGTCTTCAGCTACACGTTCACCCCGGCGGCGTCTTTCCAGGTGTACTCGGACTGCGGGTTGCCTGGCGGGTACCACAGCACCTACGGCCACCGCGGCAGCCCGATGGGCGCCGCGTTCGCCACCGCGGGCATGAACACCGGCTTGCGCTACGCGATCGGCAACCTGGGCGATCTGCTGACGCGCATGCAGGAGACGCCCGACGGCGCTGGCAACCTGCTCGACAATTCGTGCGTGTACACCACGTCGTGCACGTCAGAGTCACAGACGCACTCGCCGCTGGACTTCCCCATCGTGGTGTCGGGCAAGGCGGGCGGCAAGCTGAAGGGCGATCAGCACATCCGTCTCATCGACGAGAACACCTCCAAGGTGCTGTACACGCTGTACGGTGCTTACGGCGGCACCGCGCCGACCTTCGGCAAAGACGAAGGCCAGGTTTCAAGCGGCATACCGGAAATGCTGGCGTGAGGCGGGCGCGTCGTCTTCTGCACGTCGCGGCGCTGGCGGCCGCGGCCTCGGCGATCGCTTGTGCATCCAGTTCAGGCGGCGGCGAGAAAACCGGCAGCGGCGGTACCACGGGCAGCGGCAGCGGCGGCGGCGGCGCTTCCACCGTCGGTGGCGAAGGGAGCGGCGGCACCAACGGTGGCGGTGGCACCGCCATCGGCGGAAGCGGTGGCGCCGCCAGCACGACCGACGGTGGCGGGTCAGTTCCCATCGTTCCCGATGATGGCGCCGTCCCCAGCGCGCCGGTCATGGCCATCAAGGGACCGCCGGTGACCTTCACTGAATTCCCCATCACCGACGGAGGACCGATGACGGCATCGCCCGGCGGCATCTGCGCCGGCGCCGACGGGCGCATCTGGTATCTGCACCAGAACACCGGCCCCAGCGCGAACGGCGCCGTCGACATCAACGGCAGCAAGTTCAATCTGTACACGGTCGCCGTCACCAACATCGGCCCGGTGGCCATCGCGCCCGGGCCGGACGGCAACGTCTGGTACACCAGTCAACAAAAGGTCGGCAAGATGCTGCCTTCCGGCAGCTACACCGAGTACCAGGCGCCGCAAAAGCCGCAGACCGGCGGTCTGGTCAAAGGACCGGACAACAACATGTGGTTCACCGAACCGATCGCCAACCGCATCGGTTACACCACGACCTCCGGTCAGATAAAGGAATTCCCCGTCCCCGGTACGGGCAAAGATCCGAGCGACCTCACCCTCGGCCCCGACGGCAATCTGTGGTTCAGCGAGACCACCGGGAACCAGATCGGGCGCATCACGCCCACTGGCACCGTCACGGAGTTTCCGATCCCCACGCCGGCCAGCTTTCCGAACGCCATCACCGCCGGCCCCGACGGCAACCTGTGGTTCACCGAACACGACGGCCACAACATCGGGCGCATCACGCCGACCGGCACCATCACCGAGTTCGGCATCCCGTCGGGGGCGCGACCCTACGCCATCACCACCGGCCCCGACGGCAACCTGTGGTTCACCGAGCCGGGCAGCTTCAACGCCATCGGCCGCTGCACACCGACGGGCGGGATCTCCGAGTATCCGGTCCCCTCTCCCAACGCCGAGGTCATGGGCATCACCGTCGGCCCCGACAAGAACCTCTGGTTCGCCGAGCGCGACGCCAACAAGATCGCGCGCCTCAGCAACATCACCGGTGGCGGCACCGTCAACAGCGTCGCCGGCGACGGCCTGGGCGGCAGCGTCCTCAACTCGGTCGGCAAGTGCACCGTCGATCACGACTGCATTGCCAGCGGCAAAGGCTGCGGCGGCGATGTCTGCAGCCACAAGAGCGCCGCGCCGACTTGCACGCTGGCCGTCAGCAACGATCCCGGCTGGTGCAACACCGCCGCCGATTGCTGGTGCACTGTCGAGGGCGCGACCTGCGACGCCGCCACGCACCGCTGCTCGCTGATCGCCCCTTAACGCACGGAGCTGCAATGAATGCTGCCCGCCAAATGGTCCTTGAACTTGCGCCGACCGACCGGGTTGTGGTCGGCGCACTGGAAGACCTCAGCCACGGCTATTACGACGGTCTCATCGACGAACTGCCCGTCGAGGCCGTCGCTCGTTCGGCGTCGCGGATCGCGCCACAAGCCATCGCCGTCACGGGCGACGCCATCACCATGGGACCCGAGGAGCACGCGCCATGAGGAAGAACGTCCAGAACGCATCAATGAACGGCCGTTTGATGATGGCAGCGGTGTTGGTTTGCTGCCTGGGTGGCCTGCTGGCCTGCGGTGCGGACTCTGGCGCGGGTCCCGGGGGCAGCGCCGGCGGCGCGGGCATGCAACCCGGCGGCACCGGCGGCACCAGCAACAACGGCGGTGGCACCGGCGGGGTTGCCGAACCCGGTGGCATGATTGGCGGCGAAGGCGACACCGGCAAAGGCGGCACGTCGGGAAAGAACGTCGACGACGGTTCTCTCTTCAAAGACGCTGGCTCCGTCAGCAGCATTCTCGCCGACGCGGGCGGTCCCAACGCAACGCCCGACGCCGGCGCCAGCACAATGAAGGAAGTCGGGGCCTCGGCCATCCCGGGAGACGGCAACATGGCGACCGGAAAGATCGGCGGGTTCGGTCTCAAAGCGATCTTCACGCAGCAAGGCCTGGACGTCACTGTCGCCATCACCGCCACGAATTGCCCGCAGGGAATGCACACCTTCACCATTCACGAAGGCTTCGCCTGCGACGATCCCACCAAGGGCCCGGTGTGGGGCAGTGGAAAACGCGGCGGCGGCATCCCCGCGCTCGTCTGCGATTCAACGAAGCACGGCACCTTGACGTACACCCGAACGGGCACCGATCCGTCGATGAATTGGACCGTCGCTGATCACAACCAGACAACCGACCTCACCCTTCACCCACTGATGGCGGACACACAATGCGGAACATTCTTCTAGCGCGAGCGAGTGTCCTGGCAGCCCAACACTCTCGTTCGGTGCTCTTGTTGCCAACGCTCGGCGCACGCGAAAAAAATCCGCTCCCCATCGATCACCCTAATTTGAAAATGGTCTGGTCTTTGGCAACCAAAGGCCCGCTCTGGAGAGAATTTTTCGAACGGTCTCTTTTGCCAGTTTGATCCCGTGCTGCTCGGCCAGCTTGTCCCGCACCAGGCGGGGACCGAGCTGCCGATAAAACCGGCGCGAGAGGGCGACCACCCGAGCCTCGACCGCAGCGGGAAGCTTTCGATTTCCGACTCGGCCGCGTTTACGGGAAGCGAGGCCGGCGGCGCCGTCACGCAGGTAAGCCTGGAGAAGCCTTGAGACCTGTCTCACGCCGATCCCCAGCAAGCCGCCGGCCCGCGCGCGGGTCAGATGGCGCTCCGAGACCAGCCGAATCACGCGCAGGCGATCGATCTCCTTGGCGCTCAGGAACATCACGCCTGCCCTAGCCGAACAAGCCGGGAACCGCGCCTTTGCTGAAGGCGGTGTCTCCGAACGTCGCCATCGGCATGCCCAGGGCGTTGGCGATGGCGACCCAGACGTCGTTCATGTAGCGCATGCCGAATTGCAGGTGCTTTCCGGTCTGCAGCTTCAGGTTCTTCCCGCCGAACATCAGCACCGGCATGTTCTCGATCGAGTGGTCCCAGCCGTAGCAGCACTCGTTGAAGTACACGACCACCGTGTTGTCCAGCAGCGTGCCCGCGCCGTCGGGAGTGGCCTTCATCTTCGTCAGGAAGTCGGCCATCATCTGCGAATAGAACGTGTCGATGGCGGCGTGCTCGTTGGTGGCCCCCATGTTGTGCGAGATATCGTGGTGGCCTGCCCCGTCGGTGAAGCCGGGCAGAATCTTCGAGAAGCGCAGCGCCGAGTTGCCGTGCGCGAAGCTGAACGTCGCCACCCGGGCCAGGTCGCACTGGAACGCCGCCAGGATGATCCCCAGCTGATTTTGGGCCAGCGTCTTGTGTTGCGCCTCGTCCTGGGTGGTGTCACCGGTGGGAGCGGGCAAGGCCGCGTCGACGGGCGGCGTGCAGGAGGTGCCCGCGATCGGAATCGTCGGCGTCGATGTCAGGCGCGCCTGCAGCTTGGAGATGCCGTCCAGGTGCGCGTCCAGCTTGGTCGTCTGCGACTTCGGCACCAACCCACGCAACCGGGTCAGATCCTTGTTCACGAAGTTGAGGACGCTGGTGTTCTGCGTCCGCATCCGCGCCAGGTCTTGCGGCGAGGCGTTGGCCATCGCGCCGCCGAAGATGTTCGAGAACAGCACTGAATCGCGGCTCTCCGGGAACATCGCGCCGGCCGTGCCGTAAGACATGACCTTGAAGTTCGGCAGCCCGATGCTGGACGGCGGATAGGCCGTTGACTGGATGCCGGCGGACACCGGCACGTTCTGAAAGCCCAGCGACGGCTGCTGCAGGAAGAACTGATCCACCGAGAGGCCCGCGGCCATCTGGTTCTTGGCGTTGGCGTCGCCGCCCGAGTTGGTCCCGGGGATCTCGATCGGGCGCTTGCCCGACATCATGGTGATCATGCCCGCCCCGTGCTGGTCGCCGGCCCAGCCATGATCGCGCGGACAGTAGATGCCGTTCAGGATGACCATCTGATCTTGCAGCGGCGCGAAAGGCTGCAGGATCGACGGCAAGGTAAAGGTGGTGGCGTTGCCTCCCTGCGGGAAGAACGCGGTCGGGAACGTTCCACACGGCCGGTGCACGATCAGCAAGCGCGTCGGCGACGTGCCAGCGGCCGCAGCGAACAGCGGCCGCAGCAGCGATCCGGCGGCGGTGG
This Polyangia bacterium DNA region includes the following protein-coding sequences:
- a CDS encoding DUF1552 domain-containing protein yields the protein MKSETKMKSDLFRYVPRRSFLAGVGTTAAGSLLRPLFAAAAGTSPTRLLIVHRPCGTFPTAFFPQGGNATTFTLPSILQPFAPLQDQMVILNGIYCPRDHGWAGDQHGAGMITMMSGKRPIEIPGTNSGGDANAKNQMAAGLSVDQFFLQQPSLGFQNVPVSAGIQSTAYPPSSIGLPNFKVMSYGTAGAMFPESRDSVLFSNIFGGAMANASPQDLARMRTQNTSVLNFVNKDLTRLRGLVPKSQTTKLDAHLDGISKLQARLTSTPTIPIAGTSCTPPVDAALPAPTGDTTQDEAQHKTLAQNQLGIILAAFQCDLARVATFSFAHGNSALRFSKILPGFTDGAGHHDISHNMGATNEHAAIDTFYSQMMADFLTKMKATPDGAGTLLDNTVVVYFNECCYGWDHSIENMPVLMFGGKNLKLQTGKHLQFGMRYMNDVWVAIANALGMPMATFGDTAFSKGAVPGLFG
- a CDS encoding helix-turn-helix domain-containing protein — its product is MFLSAKEIDRLRVIRLVSERHLTRARAGGLLGIGVRQVSRLLQAYLRDGAAGLASRKRGRVGNRKLPAAVEARVVALSRRFYRQLGPRLVRDKLAEQHGIKLAKETVRKILSRAGLWLPKTRPFSN